ACGACGCGAAGAACCTCGACGACGAGATCGCGGCGGCGCGGGCGGCGCTCGAGTCGGGAGACGCGGATCGCATGAAACAGGCCCGCGGGAATCTCGAGAAGGCGTCGCACAAGCTCGCCGAGGCGATGTACAAGAGCGCGTCGCAGGCGCAGACGCCGCCTTCGGGATCGCCCGGCGGCGGCGGCGAGGAACGCCCTCGCCCGCAGGCTTCCGACGAAGACCAGGTGATCGACGCCGAATACGTCGACAGCGAAGGCGGCAAACGCTGACGTCGAACGGGGCCTTCGGGCCCCGTTCTTCTTTTCCGTTCGAGGAGCGATGACGACTTTTCGCTGGAACTCCATGCAGGAGCTGATCGCGATCCAGGAGAAGATGAACCGGTTGTTCGAGGAGGTCCTCTACCGCCGCGAATTTCCGGAGGGGGCGGACGAGCGCGCCGCGTCGCGGTGGGCCCCCGCCGCCGACGCCTTCGAAGGTCCGCGCGAATACGTCTTCCGCGTCGAGATCCCGGGCGTCTCCCTCTCCGACGTCAAGCTCGAAGTGGAAGGGGCCCGGCTCCGCCTTTCCGGTACCCGGCCCGAGGTGAATCCGGCGAGCCGGTTCCTTCGCATGGAGCGCGTCTACGGAGATTTCGACCGCGAATTCGAGATTCCGCACGACATCGACGCCGACCGGATTTCCGCGTCGCTCGCCAGCGGGATCCTCACGATCCGCGCCCCGAAGAAGGGGACGCGCGCGGCGAAGGAGTAGCGATGCGAAAAGACGGATCGGTACTGATCGGAGAGATCGCGCGCCGCTACTCGATCCACCCCCAGACTCTCCGGATGTACGAGCGGGAGGGGCTGATCCAGCCCGACCGCACGGAGGGCAACACCCGCCTGTACGGGACGGAGACGATCGAACGGCTCGAGATCATCCTGACGCTCACGCGCGACCTCGGCGTCAACCTCGCCGGGGTCGAGGTGATCCTGAACATGAAGGAGCGGCTGGAAAGCCTGCAGCAGCGGGCCGACCGGCTCGTCGATTTCCTCAAGAAAGAGGCGGCGCGCCACCGCCCCTCCGAGGAGCGGTACGCCCTCGTCAAGGTCCCGGGGGGCGCTCTCCGGAAGCCGTGACGCGATCGCGGGGCGAGGGGGGCAAGACCCTCACGCGTTACCTGGCCGACATCGCCCGTTTTCCCCTGCTCGATCCGGACGAGGAGCGCGAGCTCGGCAGGCGGATCCGCGCCGGGGACGCGGCGGCCCTGCGCTCGCTGGTCGAGGCGAACCTCCGCTTCGTCGTCTCGTACGCCTCGCGCTTCCGCGGGGCGGCGCTTCCCCTCCTCGACCTCGTGCACGAGGGCAATCTCGGGCTGATGGAAGCGGCGCGGCGCTACGATCCC
This region of Thermoanaerobaculia bacterium genomic DNA includes:
- a CDS encoding MerR family transcriptional regulator, producing MRKDGSVLIGEIARRYSIHPQTLRMYEREGLIQPDRTEGNTRLYGTETIERLEIILTLTRDLGVNLAGVEVILNMKERLESLQQRADRLVDFLKKEAARHRPSEERYALVKVPGGALRKP
- a CDS encoding Hsp20/alpha crystallin family protein, producing the protein MTTFRWNSMQELIAIQEKMNRLFEEVLYRREFPEGADERAASRWAPAADAFEGPREYVFRVEIPGVSLSDVKLEVEGARLRLSGTRPEVNPASRFLRMERVYGDFDREFEIPHDIDADRISASLASGILTIRAPKKGTRAAKE